A region from the Hydra vulgaris chromosome 10, alternate assembly HydraT2T_AEP genome encodes:
- the LOC136086173 gene encoding piggyBac transposable element-derived protein 4-like, translated as MTNSINDAFQLFFTPKIFKIVLTNSKKEGEIIFKEKWAPISEDELNRFFGLLFLAGVCHSSDEATEELWDISDGRQIFRSVMSRERFHTISRVLRFDDKATRLLKCNNDKFALICEVFDIWEQTLSNSFRPYKNVAVDEQLVPFRGRLKLLLLCDSSTSYVLNAQIYTGRIYGEEPERNQGQRVIYDLVEVAKGSGRNVTMDNFITSVALAKELLEEKLSLLGTMRKNKKEIPTEFLPALTREVYSSLFGHEE; from the exons ATGACAAATTCAATAAATGAtgcttttcaacttttttttacccCAAAGATCTTCAAGATAGTTCttactaattcaaaaaaagaaggtgaaattatttttaaagaaaagtggGCACCAATATCTGAGGATGAACTAAATAGGTTTTTTGGACTTCTATTTTTAGCAGGTGTTTGCCATTCATCAGATGAAGCTACAGAGGAGCTATGGGATATTAGTGATGGCCGGCAGATTTTTCGTTCGGTAATGAGTCGTGAGCGTTTTCATACCATTTCAAGAGTTTTGAGATTTGATGACAAAGCAACTCGATTATTAAAATGCAACAATGACAAATTTGCACTTATTTGTGAGGTTTTTGACATTTGGGAACAAACACTTTCAAATAGTTTTAGACCATATAAAAATGTTGCTGTTGATGAACAGCTGGTTCCATTTCGTGGAC GTTTAAAGCTATTGCTATTGTGTGATTCTAGTACCAGCTATGTCTTGAATGCACAAATTTATACCGGTCGTATTTATGGGGAGGAACCAGAAAGAAATCAAGGGCAACGAGTAATATATGATTTAGTTGAAGTCGCAAAAGGATCTGGAAGAAATGTTACAATGGACAACTTTATCACATCAGTAGCACTTGCAAAAGAACTTTTGGAGGAAAAATTAAGTCTATTAGGAACGAtgcgcaaaaataaaaaagaaattcctACAGAATTTTTACCTGCTTTAACACGAGAAGTCTACTCTTCATTGTTTGGTCACGAAGAATAG